Proteins encoded within one genomic window of Streptomyces profundus:
- a CDS encoding peroxiredoxin, with protein sequence MLTIGDKFPTYELTGVVGPSDKLRFETFSSKDRERGWSVIFFWPKDFTFVCPTEIAAFGRLAGEFVERDAQVLGVSGDSEFVHHAWRRDHADLRELPFPMLADPKHELMSACGVRGEDGFAQRAVFLVDPDNEIQFAMVTAGSVGRNPTEVLRVLDALQTDELCPCNWSKGEPTLDADKLLAGV encoded by the coding sequence GTGCTCACCATCGGTGACAAGTTCCCCACCTATGAGCTGACCGGCGTCGTCGGCCCGTCCGACAAGCTGCGGTTCGAGACCTTCAGCAGCAAGGATCGCGAGCGCGGCTGGTCGGTGATCTTCTTCTGGCCCAAGGACTTCACGTTCGTCTGCCCCACGGAGATCGCGGCGTTCGGGCGGCTGGCCGGCGAGTTCGTCGAACGCGACGCGCAGGTGCTCGGCGTCTCGGGCGACTCCGAGTTCGTGCACCACGCCTGGCGGCGCGACCACGCGGATCTGCGGGAGCTGCCGTTCCCCATGCTGGCGGACCCCAAGCACGAGCTGATGAGCGCCTGCGGCGTACGCGGCGAGGACGGCTTCGCGCAGCGGGCGGTCTTCCTGGTGGATCCGGACAACGAGATCCAGTTCGCCATGGTCACCGCCGGCTCCGTCGGCCGTAACCCGACCGAGGTGCTGCGGGTGCTCGACGCCCTCCAGACCGACGAGCTGTGCCCGTGCAACTGGTCCAAGGGCGAGCCCACGCTGGACGCCGACAAGCTGCTGGCGGGTGTGTGA
- a CDS encoding carboxymuconolactone decarboxylase family protein, which translates to MALDELRAAMPPYAKDLRLNLGSLTTHTQLTEQQLWGTLLACAVACRSAPLLREVEPEARKHLSEDAYGAARTAAALMAMTNVFYRTRHLLADPAYDALPAGLRMNALRDPGVPRVDFELWSLAVSAVGGCGRCLEAHERTLREAGLPREAIQEAFRVAAVLNATASTLDAETALHGPAD; encoded by the coding sequence ATGGCCCTCGACGAGCTCCGGGCGGCGATGCCGCCCTACGCCAAGGATCTGCGGCTCAACCTCGGCTCGTTGACCACCCACACGCAGCTGACGGAGCAGCAGCTCTGGGGGACGCTGCTGGCCTGCGCGGTGGCCTGCCGCAGCGCGCCGCTGCTGCGTGAGGTCGAGCCCGAGGCCCGCAAGCATCTCTCCGAGGACGCCTACGGCGCCGCGCGGACGGCGGCGGCGCTGATGGCGATGACCAACGTGTTCTACCGCACCCGTCACCTCCTCGCCGACCCGGCGTACGACGCGCTCCCCGCCGGGCTGCGGATGAACGCGCTGCGCGATCCCGGCGTGCCACGGGTGGACTTCGAGCTGTGGTCGCTCGCGGTCTCGGCCGTCGGCGGCTGCGGTCGCTGCCTCGAAGCCCACGAGCGCACGCTCCGCGAGGCGGGACTGCCACGGGAGGCCATCCAGGAGGCCTTCCGCGTGGCGGCCGTGCTCAACGCCACGGCCAGCACGCTGGACGCCGAGACGGCGCTGCACGGCCCGGCGGACTGA
- a CDS encoding ATP-binding SpoIIE family protein phosphatase, which translates to MARTADAPRAESPALPHARSEPDTTEAPLVRPTTDEAPTGGMRELERLRFVGSATRRIARGMDLDEIVLGLCRASVPTFSDAILVYLRHPLPVGDEQPVNPWVLKLRRTDRIPEALTLEALGDPLPDSAELPLLSGATPLVEVRGNGPLAEVLRGVRPVFIESQVPKAAMRELTGAVSLPEGRRAILTPLRGRRRVIGAAIFLRRPDREVFAAEDLQVAQQLATHSALGVDKAVLYGREASIADELQRTMLPDDLPQPTGVRLASRYLPAAQSARVGGDWYDAIPLPGSRVALVVGDVMGHSTTSAAIMGQLRTTVQTLAGLDLPPLEVLHHLDEQAQRLGQDRMATCLYAVYDPVAHRITAANAGHPPPVMLHVDGSTELVNLPPNAPIGVGGVDFEMVEVDAPAGATLLLYTDGLVESRTRDVWTGVEHLREKLASISQLTRPDAAAPLEPLCDEVLDIVGPGDRDDDIALLAARFEGIAPDDVAFCRLDPRAESVREARRMVRENLARWDLQELEDSVELLVSEVVTNAVRYAERPVTLRLLRTDVLRCEVGDDVPQLPRLRQAGPADEGGRGLYLVQRLARQWGATRLSTGKLVWFEVAPPAAG; encoded by the coding sequence ATGGCTCGCACGGCGGACGCACCGCGCGCCGAGAGCCCAGCGCTGCCGCACGCCCGATCCGAGCCGGACACCACCGAAGCGCCCCTCGTCCGTCCGACGACCGACGAGGCCCCCACCGGCGGCATGCGGGAGTTGGAGCGGCTGCGGTTTGTGGGCTCCGCCACTCGACGCATCGCGCGCGGCATGGACCTGGACGAGATCGTGCTCGGCCTGTGCCGCGCGTCCGTGCCGACGTTCTCGGACGCCATCCTGGTCTATCTGCGCCACCCGCTGCCGGTCGGCGACGAGCAGCCGGTCAACCCCTGGGTCCTCAAGTTGCGGCGCACCGACCGCATTCCCGAGGCGCTCACGCTGGAGGCGCTCGGCGACCCGCTCCCCGACAGCGCCGAGCTGCCACTGCTGTCCGGCGCCACCCCGCTGGTCGAGGTGCGCGGGAACGGGCCGCTGGCCGAGGTGCTGCGCGGGGTCCGCCCGGTGTTCATCGAGAGCCAGGTCCCGAAGGCCGCCATGCGCGAGCTCACCGGCGCCGTGTCGCTGCCCGAGGGCCGGCGGGCGATCCTCACCCCGCTGCGTGGCCGGCGCAGGGTGATCGGCGCGGCCATCTTCCTGCGCCGCCCGGACCGCGAGGTGTTCGCCGCCGAGGACCTCCAGGTGGCGCAGCAGCTCGCCACCCACTCCGCGCTGGGCGTGGACAAGGCCGTGCTCTACGGCCGGGAGGCGTCGATCGCGGACGAGTTGCAGCGCACCATGCTCCCCGACGACCTGCCGCAGCCGACGGGCGTCCGGCTGGCGAGCCGCTATCTGCCGGCCGCCCAGTCCGCGCGGGTCGGCGGCGACTGGTACGACGCGATCCCGCTGCCGGGCAGCCGGGTGGCGCTGGTGGTGGGCGATGTGATGGGGCACTCGACGACCTCGGCGGCGATCATGGGGCAGCTGCGCACCACGGTGCAGACGCTGGCCGGGCTCGATCTGCCGCCCCTCGAAGTGCTGCACCATCTGGACGAGCAGGCGCAGCGGCTGGGGCAGGACCGCATGGCGACCTGCCTCTACGCCGTCTACGATCCGGTCGCGCACCGCATCACGGCGGCCAACGCCGGTCACCCGCCGCCCGTGATGCTGCATGTGGACGGCTCGACGGAGCTGGTGAACCTGCCGCCCAACGCGCCCATCGGCGTCGGCGGCGTGGACTTCGAGATGGTCGAGGTGGACGCGCCGGCGGGCGCCACGCTGCTGCTCTACACCGATGGACTGGTGGAGTCGCGCACCCGCGACGTCTGGACGGGAGTCGAGCACCTGCGGGAGAAGCTGGCCAGCATCTCGCAGCTGACCAGGCCGGACGCGGCTGCTCCGCTGGAGCCGCTGTGCGACGAGGTGTTGGACATCGTCGGTCCTGGCGACCGGGACGACGACATCGCGCTGTTGGCGGCCAGGTTCGAGGGCATCGCGCCCGACGATGTGGCGTTCTGTCGGCTGGACCCGCGTGCCGAGTCGGTGCGCGAGGCGCGCCGGATGGTTCGGGAGAACCTCGCCCGCTGGGATCTCCAGGAGCTTGAGGACTCGGTGGAGTTGCTGGTCAGCGAGGTCGTCACCAACGCCGTCCGCTATGCCGAACGCCCCGTCACCCTGCGGCTGCTGCGCACCGATGTGCTGCGCTGCGAGGTGGGCGACGACGTGCCGCAGCTGCCCAGGCTGCGGCAGGCGGGGCCAGCGGACGAGGGCGGGCGGGGCCTTTACCTGGTCCAGCGGTTGGCCCGGCAGTGGGGCGCGACCCGGCTGAGCACCGGAAAGCTGGTCTGGTTCGAGGTGGCCCCGCCCGCCGCCGGCTGA
- the fomD gene encoding cytidylyl-2-hydroxypropylphosphonate hydrolase — protein sequence MELGNEGTGGARPWRPGDHILWRYRANGARHFHICRPVTVVRDTPDLLAVWLAPGTECVRPELADGTPPHLEPLATRYTKPRVLARCRWLGNGLLKLARPGDPWSIWLFWDRDWRFKNWYVNLEEPRSRWSGGVDSEDHFLDIVVYADRSWEWRDEDEFAQAEMAGLLDADQVARVRDAGREAVRLIREWGPPFAENWPSWRPDPRWRRPRLPSRWDRLTSSLTTSAQPDRLPDHPRAS from the coding sequence ATGGAGCTGGGAAACGAGGGAACGGGCGGGGCGCGTCCTTGGCGACCGGGTGACCACATTCTGTGGCGTTATCGGGCCAATGGAGCCCGACATTTCCATATCTGCCGGCCCGTCACGGTCGTCAGGGACACGCCCGATCTGCTCGCGGTGTGGTTGGCGCCGGGCACCGAGTGTGTCCGGCCGGAGCTCGCCGACGGCACACCGCCCCACCTCGAACCGCTGGCCACGCGGTACACCAAGCCGCGTGTGCTGGCCCGTTGCCGGTGGTTGGGCAACGGCCTGCTCAAGCTCGCACGCCCCGGCGACCCCTGGTCAATCTGGCTTTTCTGGGATCGGGACTGGCGCTTCAAGAACTGGTACGTCAATCTTGAAGAGCCCCGGAGCCGGTGGTCCGGCGGGGTGGATTCCGAGGATCACTTTCTCGATATCGTGGTCTACGCTGACCGCAGCTGGGAGTGGCGGGACGAAGACGAATTCGCCCAGGCAGAAATGGCGGGGCTGCTCGACGCCGATCAGGTGGCGCGGGTCCGCGACGCGGGCCGGGAAGCGGTACGGCTGATCCGCGAGTGGGGCCCGCCGTTCGCCGAGAACTGGCCTTCCTGGCGGCCCGATCCGCGCTGGCGCCGGCCCCGACTGCCGTCCCGCTGGGACCGCCTGACGTCCTCTTTGACCACTTCCGCGCAGCCCGACCGGCTGCCCGATCACCCCAGAGCCTCTTGA
- a CDS encoding class II fumarate hydratase, with amino-acid sequence MTGTNEYRVEHDSMGEVRVPADARWRAQTQRAVENFPISGQRLERAHIAALARVKAAAALVNAELGVVEKDMAEAIAAAADEVAEGRWDEHFPIDVFQTGSGTSSNMNTNEVLATLATERLGRPVHPNDHVNASQSSNDVFPSSIHIAATGAVIEVLIPALTHLAESLERKGQEFAGVVKSGRTHLMDATPVTLGQEFDGYAAQVRYGVERLNASLPRLAELPLGGTAVGTGINTPPGFSAAVIAEVARATGLPLTEARDHFEAQGARDGLVETSGQLRTIAVSLTKICNDLRWMASGPRTGLAEIALPDLQPGSSIMPGKVNPVIPEAVLMVTAQVIGNDVTVTTAGAAGNFELNVMLPVMAKNLLESVRLLSNASRLLADRTVDGITANVERALEFAESSPSVVTPLNRYIGYEEAAKVAKRALAERKTIRETVLDGGYVERGELTLEQLDEALDVLRMTRP; translated from the coding sequence ATGACTGGTACGAACGAATACCGCGTCGAGCACGACTCGATGGGCGAGGTGCGGGTTCCGGCCGACGCCAGGTGGCGGGCCCAGACCCAGCGGGCGGTGGAGAACTTCCCGATCTCCGGGCAGCGCCTGGAGCGCGCCCATATCGCCGCGCTGGCGCGCGTCAAGGCCGCCGCCGCCCTGGTCAACGCCGAGCTGGGGGTGGTGGAGAAGGACATGGCCGAGGCCATCGCCGCCGCCGCCGACGAGGTCGCCGAGGGCCGCTGGGACGAGCACTTCCCGATCGATGTCTTCCAGACCGGTTCCGGTACCTCGTCCAACATGAACACCAACGAGGTGCTGGCCACCCTGGCGACCGAGCGCCTCGGCCGGCCCGTGCACCCCAACGACCACGTCAACGCGAGCCAGTCCTCCAACGACGTGTTCCCCTCCTCCATCCACATCGCCGCCACCGGCGCGGTGATCGAGGTGCTGATCCCGGCCCTGACCCACCTCGCCGAGTCCCTGGAGCGCAAGGGCCAGGAGTTCGCCGGCGTCGTCAAGTCCGGCCGGACGCACCTGATGGACGCCACGCCCGTCACCCTGGGCCAGGAGTTCGACGGCTACGCCGCGCAGGTGCGGTACGGCGTCGAGCGGTTGAACGCCTCGCTGCCCCGGCTGGCCGAGCTGCCGCTGGGCGGCACCGCCGTGGGCACGGGCATCAACACCCCGCCCGGCTTCTCCGCCGCAGTGATCGCCGAGGTCGCGCGGGCCACCGGGCTGCCGCTCACCGAGGCGCGCGACCACTTCGAGGCCCAGGGCGCCAGGGACGGTCTGGTCGAGACCTCGGGCCAGCTCCGCACCATCGCGGTCTCGCTCACCAAGATCTGCAACGACCTGCGGTGGATGGCCTCCGGCCCGCGCACCGGCCTCGCCGAGATCGCGCTGCCCGACCTCCAGCCGGGCTCCTCGATCATGCCCGGCAAGGTCAACCCGGTCATCCCCGAGGCGGTGCTGATGGTGACCGCGCAGGTCATCGGCAACGACGTCACGGTCACCACGGCCGGGGCCGCCGGCAACTTCGAGCTGAACGTCATGCTCCCGGTGATGGCGAAGAACCTGCTGGAGTCCGTCCGGCTGCTGTCCAACGCCTCCCGGCTGCTGGCCGACCGCACGGTGGACGGCATCACGGCCAACGTCGAGCGGGCACTGGAGTTCGCCGAGTCCTCCCCGTCCGTGGTCACCCCGCTCAACCGGTACATCGGCTACGAGGAGGCCGCCAAGGTCGCCAAGCGGGCCCTGGCCGAGCGGAAGACCATTCGGGAGACCGTCCTGGACGGCGGATATGTCGAGCGGGGTGAACTGACCCTGGAGCAGCTCGACGAGGCCCTGGACGTGCTGCGGATGACCCGTCCCTGA